From Verrucomicrobiia bacterium, a single genomic window includes:
- the ftsH gene encoding ATP-dependent zinc metalloprotease FtsH, with product MADDNKYNDDDKNSRKGGEFRVPPRTWIVWIAIFGGIILLMLFKERMDSPNDAISQATFQRLVESNLITQATINYSPPQSASLTEVVGKYMKIEGDHKVEAPFHAKVRLTPKMEEKLLNDGFEPHEPNTMLLSVVWSVLPIVLIATLIWFFFIRQIKMAGKGALSFGKSKARLLAKERNKTTFKDVAGIDEAIEEVSELVEFLKDPKKFQRLGGRIPKGVLMVGPPGTGKTLLAKAIAGEADAAFFSISGSDFVEMFVGVGASRVRDMFEQARKNTPCLIFIDEIDAVGRSRGHGLGGGNDEREQTLNALLVEMDGFDTQEGIIIIAATNRPDVLDPALLRPGRFDRQVTVNLPDVRGREAILKVHAKNVKLSPAVDLSVIARGTPGYSGAELANLLNEAALLAASENKKAVSMEELEEARDKVRWGRERRSLAMTDEDKKFTAWHEAGHALVNVLLEHTHPLHKVTIIPRGQSLGSTMSLPKNDILNRRRKEMLDMIAVTMAGRIAEEIISGDISSGAAGDIQQATNMARAMVTQWGMSDRLGMVQYGDDDEFVFLGREVSRAKVYSEFTAQEIDTEVKRIIDAAYKTAKDLLVSNRDKLELIAKSLLEYETLDGDQVHEIVQTGKFTPPPPMPDVQPPLGAPAGTPLPEPPGKPAKPNLPGLGTPAPAAV from the coding sequence ATGGCAGACGATAATAAATATAACGACGACGACAAGAATTCCCGAAAGGGCGGCGAGTTTCGAGTACCGCCCCGTACTTGGATTGTTTGGATTGCAATTTTTGGCGGCATCATTCTTCTGATGCTCTTCAAGGAGCGGATGGATTCGCCCAATGACGCGATTAGCCAAGCCACTTTTCAACGGCTGGTTGAATCGAACCTGATCACCCAAGCCACAATTAACTACAGCCCGCCCCAAAGCGCCTCCCTCACGGAGGTCGTGGGCAAATACATGAAAATAGAGGGGGACCACAAGGTCGAGGCGCCATTCCACGCCAAAGTGCGATTGACCCCCAAAATGGAGGAGAAACTCCTTAACGACGGCTTTGAACCGCACGAGCCCAATACCATGCTCTTGAGCGTGGTTTGGAGTGTGTTGCCCATCGTGTTGATCGCCACGCTGATTTGGTTCTTTTTTATTCGCCAGATCAAAATGGCAGGCAAAGGCGCGCTGAGCTTCGGCAAGAGCAAAGCGCGGTTGCTGGCCAAGGAGCGCAACAAGACCACCTTCAAAGATGTCGCCGGTATCGATGAGGCCATCGAGGAGGTCTCCGAGTTGGTGGAGTTCCTGAAGGACCCGAAAAAGTTTCAGCGCCTGGGCGGGCGTATTCCAAAAGGTGTGCTGATGGTTGGGCCTCCCGGAACGGGTAAGACCTTGCTGGCCAAGGCCATTGCCGGGGAAGCCGACGCCGCCTTTTTCAGCATCAGCGGTTCCGATTTCGTCGAGATGTTCGTCGGCGTGGGCGCCAGCCGCGTGCGCGATATGTTCGAACAGGCTCGCAAGAACACCCCATGCTTGATTTTTATAGATGAAATCGACGCGGTTGGCCGGAGTCGTGGCCATGGCCTGGGTGGCGGCAACGATGAACGCGAACAGACCCTCAACGCGCTCTTGGTCGAGATGGATGGGTTCGATACGCAGGAGGGCATTATTATCATTGCGGCAACCAACCGCCCTGACGTCCTCGACCCGGCGCTGCTGCGCCCTGGCCGATTTGATCGGCAGGTCACAGTTAATTTGCCGGACGTGCGCGGCCGGGAGGCCATTCTCAAGGTCCATGCTAAAAACGTGAAGCTCTCGCCGGCGGTCGATTTGTCGGTGATCGCTCGTGGCACCCCGGGTTATTCTGGCGCCGAATTGGCGAATTTGCTTAACGAAGCGGCCCTGCTTGCAGCGAGTGAGAACAAGAAGGCCGTGAGCATGGAAGAATTGGAAGAGGCGCGCGACAAGGTTCGTTGGGGACGCGAACGGCGCAGCCTGGCGATGACGGATGAAGACAAGAAGTTTACCGCCTGGCACGAAGCGGGTCATGCCCTGGTCAATGTCCTGCTCGAACACACCCATCCTCTTCACAAGGTCACTATTATCCCGCGCGGCCAGTCGCTCGGCTCGACCATGTCGCTGCCTAAGAATGATATCCTCAACCGGCGCCGCAAGGAGATGCTGGACATGATAGCCGTGACGATGGCGGGCCGTATCGCTGAGGAAATCATCTCGGGTGATATTTCCAGCGGGGCCGCGGGCGACATCCAGCAGGCCACGAACATGGCTCGTGCCATGGTCACCCAATGGGGGATGAGCGATCGACTCGGCATGGTGCAATATGGAGATGACGATGAGTTCGTCTTTCTAGGACGCGAGGTTTCCCGAGCCAAGGTTTACAGCGAGTTTACCGCGCAGGAAATCGACACCGAGGTGAAGCGGATTATTGACGCAGCCTATAAAACGGCCAAGGACCTGCTGGTGTCCAATCGGGATAAGCTCGAGCTGATTGCCAAATCCTTGCTCGAGTACGAGACACTCGACGGCGACCAGGTTCATGAAATTGTGCAGACCGGGAAGTTCACCCCGCCGCCGCCCATGCCCGATGTCCAGCCGCCACTGGGCGCTCCTGCCGGAACGCCCTTGCCCGAGCCGCCTGGCAAGCCCGCCAAGCCCAACCTGCCCGGTTTGGGCACGCCAGCGCCAGCAGCGGTGTAA
- the rpe gene encoding ribulose-phosphate 3-epimerase, translated as MIIAPSLLAADFGRLAKETQRVNRSGADRLHLDIMDGHFVQNISFGPAVVKTVRPLSRLFFDVHLMCSKPEILLEPFARAGADQMNIHIELGDQVTSLIWRIKALGRKVGLAINPPTGIAMVQPFLDQIDALLIMTVNPGFGGQAFIYEMLPKIQQAHAWRRDRRLRFDIGVDGGIDFKTAAECAHAGADTFISGTTLFEHRNLAAAVRKMRKAAEAAQVSDSSPVNVLNPKPA; from the coding sequence ATGATAATTGCGCCCTCGTTGCTCGCAGCGGATTTTGGGCGTTTGGCCAAAGAGACTCAACGGGTCAATCGCTCCGGGGCAGACCGCTTGCACCTGGACATCATGGACGGACATTTTGTGCAGAACATTTCCTTCGGACCCGCTGTGGTCAAGACCGTTCGTCCGCTAAGCCGTTTGTTCTTTGACGTACACCTGATGTGCTCGAAGCCGGAGATTCTGCTCGAGCCCTTTGCCCGGGCAGGCGCCGATCAGATGAATATTCATATTGAGCTCGGCGACCAGGTGACATCTTTGATCTGGCGGATCAAAGCCCTGGGCAGAAAGGTTGGCCTGGCCATTAATCCGCCAACCGGCATCGCCATGGTGCAGCCGTTCCTCGACCAAATCGACGCCCTCCTCATCATGACCGTCAATCCGGGCTTTGGCGGGCAGGCATTCATTTACGAGATGTTGCCCAAGATTCAGCAGGCCCATGCCTGGCGGCGCGACCGTCGCTTGCGCTTCGACATCGGGGTGGACGGGGGGATTGATTTCAAAACCGCCGCCGAATGCGCCCATGCCGGCGCCGACACATTCATCAGCGGCACAACCCTCTTTGAGCATCGCAATCTCGCCGCTGCTGTTCGCAAAATGCGCAAAGCGGCAGAGGCGGCGCAAGTCTCGGATTCTTCTCCGGTCAACGTCCTGAACCCTAAGCCGGCCTAG
- a CDS encoding phosphoglucomutase/phosphomannomutase family protein, whose product MATIKFGTDGWRAVIAEDFTFSNVERVAQAAADFWRANPVSGTDQRVVVGFDRRFLSDHFGRRAAQVLAGNGFEVLLVPDPTPTPSVSYAVKTRRAAGGVMITASHNPPIFNGFKLKSHFGASEEPEKCQAIEALLDRNPVQSLELSAAIKAGKILIKDLRPAHFAALKKLVDFKLVARSKLRFAHEALFGVGAGCFEQLLAGTTCRVTTLNGQHDPLFGGINPEPIEKNYGRSAAFLRKHPHDICLVTDGDADRVGAMDGRGRALSTHQVICLLLHHFVANRQGKGRVVKALTTTSMVDKMCAAYGLELSETGVGFKYIAAEMIKGGVLLGAEESGGIGFPGHIPERDGIAAGLVLLELLATERVSVNRLIARLERQFGPHRYGRIDAQFPLEQRSALMEFLTRNPPAKLLCSPLAELKAYDGVKFIAQDTSWLMVRGSGTEPILRIYAEAPTGADVKKLLALGVELTRKV is encoded by the coding sequence ATGGCAACGATCAAATTTGGAACGGATGGGTGGCGGGCGGTTATCGCCGAGGATTTTACCTTTTCCAACGTCGAGCGCGTCGCGCAGGCCGCTGCCGATTTTTGGCGGGCAAATCCTGTTTCCGGCACTGACCAGCGGGTGGTGGTTGGCTTTGACCGCCGGTTTCTTTCCGATCACTTCGGACGGCGCGCGGCCCAGGTTCTCGCAGGCAATGGCTTCGAAGTGCTGCTCGTGCCGGACCCAACACCTACGCCCTCGGTCTCCTACGCCGTAAAAACCCGGCGCGCTGCCGGCGGGGTCATGATCACAGCAAGCCATAATCCCCCCATTTTTAACGGCTTTAAACTCAAATCTCACTTCGGCGCCTCAGAGGAGCCAGAGAAATGCCAAGCCATCGAAGCACTGCTGGACCGCAATCCGGTTCAGTCCCTGGAACTGAGCGCCGCTATTAAGGCAGGTAAAATCTTGATAAAGGACCTGCGCCCGGCGCATTTCGCCGCCTTAAAGAAACTGGTGGATTTTAAACTCGTTGCGCGCTCGAAATTGCGTTTTGCCCATGAGGCGCTGTTTGGTGTGGGCGCCGGGTGTTTCGAGCAACTCCTGGCCGGCACAACATGCCGAGTCACAACTTTGAACGGCCAGCACGACCCGCTCTTTGGCGGCATTAACCCCGAGCCGATTGAAAAGAATTATGGCCGCAGCGCGGCGTTCTTGAGGAAACATCCTCATGACATTTGCCTTGTCACCGATGGGGATGCTGATCGGGTCGGCGCCATGGATGGCCGGGGGCGGGCCCTCTCCACCCATCAGGTCATCTGTCTGTTGTTGCATCATTTCGTCGCCAACCGGCAGGGCAAGGGACGGGTCGTCAAAGCCCTGACGACGACCTCGATGGTGGATAAGATGTGCGCTGCGTATGGGCTGGAGTTGAGCGAGACTGGGGTGGGTTTCAAGTATATCGCCGCAGAGATGATTAAGGGCGGTGTATTGCTCGGCGCTGAAGAGAGCGGCGGGATAGGGTTCCCCGGGCATATCCCCGAGCGAGATGGCATTGCGGCCGGCCTGGTGCTGCTGGAATTGCTGGCGACCGAACGGGTGTCGGTCAACCGATTGATCGCGCGCCTTGAGCGGCAGTTTGGTCCGCACCGTTATGGCCGCATCGATGCTCAATTTCCGCTCGAACAGCGTAGCGCGTTGATGGAATTCCTGACCAGGAATCCTCCCGCCAAACTGCTCTGCTCTCCCCTGGCCGAGCTGAAAGCTTACGACGGCGTGAAGTTTATCGCCCAAGACACCTCCTGGCTGATGGTCCGCGGTTCCGGCACTGAACCTATCCTGCGTATCTATGCGGAGGCCCCTACGGGCGCGGATGTGAAGAAATTGCTAGCCTTAGGGGTGGAACTCACGCGCAAGGTCTAG
- a CDS encoding Gfo/Idh/MocA family oxidoreductase, translating to MNRRKFLQLGAAGLALSSLGSYAAEFADQKKRVGLIGTGWYGKCDLLRLIQVAPVEVVSLCDVDKHMLAEAADIVASRQLSKKKPRTYSDYREMLKEKDLDIVLIATPDHWHALAMIAAVESGADIYVQKPISVDIREGQAMLAAARKYQRVVQVGTQRRSTPHLIEARDSIIKEGKLGKIALVEICCYYHMRSSQNPPDSAPPDYLDWEMWTGPAPMRPYNRMIHPRGWRAFMEYGNGIVGDMCIHMFDMARWMLDLGWPKTVDSSGGILVSKGGKADISDTQTATFDFGDLQIVWQHRTWGDAPDPKYPWAATFYGDKGTLKASVMSYDFIPTNGRQPVHKDVTYEFEQYPEDRTEKDLERHVAPAIRGHMKNLLACIATRGKPVADIEQGYISTASCILANLSMKLKRSLAWDPASGRIAGDEDANRLLSRTYRAPWVHPEPV from the coding sequence ATGAACCGCCGGAAATTCCTTCAGCTCGGGGCCGCAGGTTTGGCTTTGTCCTCGCTGGGCAGCTATGCCGCTGAATTCGCAGACCAGAAAAAGCGCGTGGGCCTTATCGGGACAGGATGGTATGGCAAATGCGATTTATTACGTTTAATCCAAGTCGCCCCCGTCGAGGTGGTCTCGCTGTGCGATGTCGATAAGCATATGCTGGCTGAGGCCGCCGACATCGTCGCCTCCCGCCAGCTTTCCAAGAAAAAGCCGCGGACTTACTCCGATTACCGCGAGATGCTCAAGGAAAAGGACCTCGACATCGTGCTCATTGCCACACCCGATCACTGGCATGCGTTGGCGATGATCGCGGCAGTCGAATCCGGGGCGGACATTTATGTTCAGAAACCGATCAGCGTGGACATCCGCGAGGGCCAGGCGATGCTCGCCGCCGCCCGCAAATACCAGCGCGTTGTCCAGGTTGGCACCCAACGCCGCAGCACACCCCATTTGATCGAAGCTCGCGACAGCATTATTAAAGAAGGCAAGCTCGGCAAAATCGCCTTGGTTGAAATCTGCTGCTATTACCACATGCGCTCCTCCCAGAACCCTCCCGATAGCGCGCCGCCGGACTATTTGGATTGGGAGATGTGGACAGGTCCCGCCCCGATGCGGCCCTACAACCGAATGATCCATCCGCGTGGTTGGCGCGCCTTTATGGAATACGGCAATGGCATCGTCGGGGACATGTGCATCCATATGTTCGACATGGCCCGCTGGATGCTCGATTTGGGCTGGCCAAAAACCGTCGATTCATCCGGCGGCATCCTGGTGAGCAAAGGCGGCAAAGCCGACATATCCGACACCCAAACGGCCACGTTCGATTTTGGCGACCTGCAGATCGTCTGGCAGCACCGCACCTGGGGCGATGCGCCCGACCCGAAATATCCGTGGGCAGCCACCTTTTACGGCGATAAAGGGACGCTGAAGGCGAGTGTCATGAGCTACGATTTCATTCCCACAAACGGCAGACAACCGGTGCATAAAGACGTCACCTATGAGTTCGAGCAATATCCCGAGGATAGGACCGAAAAGGACCTGGAACGGCATGTCGCCCCAGCCATTCGCGGGCATATGAAAAACCTCCTGGCCTGTATTGCAACTCGCGGCAAGCCGGTGGCCGATATCGAACAGGGCTACATTTCGACGGCGTCCTGCATCCTTGCCAATCTCTCGATGAAGTTGAAGCGCAGTCTGGCGTGGGACCCGGCGAGTGGCCGAATTGCCGGCGATGAAGATGCCAACCGTCTTCTAAGCCGCACCTATCGCGCGCCTTGGGTGCATCCCGAGCCGGTATAG
- a CDS encoding S41 family peptidase, protein MLFLARGAETAPAPDFNEVYGLIQKHLAGSTPQDLDRTAVEALVSALSPKVSLAGRPGVVTESGRLVIQTNLFDGPICYLRVSQIGTGLAGALQDGWKGHGTNQLKGLVLDLRYAGGTDYASAADAAGLLIKNEQPLMDWGNGVVISKPNPQALTVPVAILVNRKTAGAAEVLAAVLREAGAGLILGSRTAGQAMIAQEYPLNNGQQLRIATGPIRLGDGSAISPEGLQPDITVEVSAPDEKAYYADAFKEISRTNRIAGSGLSAARDTTNRVRRVRLNEAELVRERRDGLDSELPATANSQAEPPLVHDPVLARALDLLKGLALVRQSRF, encoded by the coding sequence GTGCTCTTCCTTGCTCGCGGGGCGGAGACTGCCCCGGCGCCGGATTTCAATGAAGTCTATGGTCTAATTCAAAAGCACCTTGCAGGCAGCACTCCACAAGACCTGGACCGAACGGCGGTCGAAGCGCTCGTATCGGCTCTGAGCCCAAAGGTCTCGTTAGCTGGCCGCCCGGGCGTGGTAACTGAATCAGGCCGATTAGTCATTCAAACCAACCTGTTCGATGGTCCGATCTGTTATCTGCGTGTCAGTCAGATAGGGACAGGGCTGGCGGGCGCGCTCCAGGATGGTTGGAAAGGGCACGGAACTAATCAACTCAAAGGTCTTGTGCTTGATCTTAGGTATGCCGGCGGCACGGATTACGCCTCGGCGGCAGATGCCGCAGGATTATTGATTAAAAATGAACAGCCACTGATGGATTGGGGCAATGGCGTGGTGATTTCCAAACCCAACCCGCAGGCATTGACCGTTCCGGTGGCGATCCTGGTCAACCGTAAAACCGCCGGGGCAGCCGAGGTTTTGGCCGCGGTCTTGCGGGAAGCAGGCGCCGGGCTGATTTTGGGCAGCCGCACTGCCGGCCAGGCCATGATTGCCCAGGAATACCCCTTGAACAATGGGCAGCAACTCCGTATTGCAACCGGGCCTATCCGGCTCGGAGACGGCTCGGCAATCTCCCCGGAGGGACTCCAGCCCGATATCACCGTCGAGGTGAGCGCCCCGGACGAAAAGGCCTACTATGCCGATGCCTTCAAAGAGATTTCCAGGACCAATCGGATCGCCGGGAGCGGCCTTTCCGCAGCCAGAGACACGACTAACCGCGTGCGCCGGGTGCGGTTGAATGAAGCGGAGCTGGTGCGAGAGCGCAGAGATGGTTTGGACTCCGAGCTGCCGGCCACGGCCAATAGTCAAGCCGAACCGCCTTTGGTCCACGACCCGGTCCTGGCGAGGGCATTGGATTTATTGAAAGGGCTGGCATTAGTGCGCCAATCGCGATTCTGA
- the rpiB gene encoding ribose 5-phosphate isomerase B, whose amino-acid sequence MRNVLFVCTGNVCRSPMAEGIFRRAVQGRGDYRVISAGLGALEGQPPSAHAVAAVKELGIDISNQRSRMLTPELVQQADYIFGMTHSHIDTVMLLFPFAAEKTFLLREFDETLDQFEKDISDPIGGSYDVYLNCRDQIEQGIASLLRFLEQGQPIPEVATGRPAAVALGADHGGYELKEALKEHLQIQGLSVVDFGANSKESCDYTDFARAVAQSILQRQAEFGVLICTTGIGMSMAANKIPGVRAALVSDEQTAAQARRHNDANILCLAGKSTGPQQAARIMDAFLNAKFEGGRHERRLSKMETRIIPVDLRLQAIDPEIAAAINQERQRQQENIELIASENFTSPAVMEAQGSVLTNKYAEGYPHKRWYGGCENVDVVEQLALDRVKALFGAEHGNVQPHSGSGANMAVYFAMLKPGDRMLTMDLTHGGHLTHGNKANFSGKFFEIIHYGVRKDDERIDYDQLAQMAREQKPRMITVGASAYPRLIDFARLGQIARDVGAYLLADIAHIAGLVATGLHPSPVAHADFVTTTTHKTLRGPRGGLVLCKEKYAKEIDSQIFPGIQGGPLMHVIAAKAVCFHEALQPSFKAYQEQIVRNARALAEGMKHNGFRLVSGGTDNHLMLIDVGVRGLTGKDCQAALDLAGITINKNTIPFETRSPFQASGIRLGTPAVAARGMKETEMAAIADMISEVLLDIMNIDTTAKVRQRVGELTARFPLPY is encoded by the coding sequence ATGAGAAACGTCCTTTTCGTCTGTACCGGCAACGTTTGCCGCAGCCCCATGGCCGAAGGCATTTTCCGCCGGGCCGTTCAGGGGCGGGGCGATTATCGGGTGATTTCGGCGGGGCTTGGGGCGCTGGAGGGGCAGCCTCCCAGCGCGCATGCCGTAGCGGCGGTGAAGGAATTGGGAATCGACATCTCGAACCAGCGCAGCCGGATGCTGACCCCTGAGCTGGTGCAGCAGGCCGATTATATCTTTGGCATGACTCACAGCCATATCGATACGGTGATGCTTCTTTTTCCCTTTGCGGCCGAGAAAACCTTTTTGCTGAGGGAATTTGACGAAACACTCGACCAATTTGAAAAAGACATTAGCGATCCCATCGGCGGTTCCTATGATGTTTATTTGAACTGCCGGGATCAGATTGAGCAGGGGATAGCGTCCTTGCTGCGCTTTCTCGAGCAGGGCCAGCCTATCCCCGAGGTGGCCACAGGCCGTCCGGCCGCGGTTGCCCTGGGAGCCGATCACGGCGGCTATGAGTTGAAGGAGGCGCTTAAGGAGCACCTCCAGATACAGGGCTTGAGCGTGGTGGATTTTGGAGCAAACTCCAAGGAATCGTGCGACTACACGGATTTCGCACGAGCCGTCGCCCAAAGCATTCTGCAACGCCAGGCCGAGTTCGGTGTGCTCATCTGCACCACCGGTATCGGCATGAGCATGGCCGCCAATAAAATCCCCGGCGTCCGCGCCGCCCTGGTCTCGGATGAGCAAACTGCGGCGCAGGCCAGGCGTCACAACGATGCCAATATCCTGTGCCTGGCCGGCAAAAGCACCGGTCCCCAACAGGCGGCGCGCATTATGGATGCCTTTCTCAACGCAAAATTCGAAGGCGGCCGCCACGAACGCCGTTTAAGTAAAATGGAAACCAGAATCATTCCCGTTGATTTACGTTTGCAGGCCATTGACCCGGAAATTGCGGCTGCAATCAATCAGGAGCGCCAGCGCCAGCAGGAGAATATTGAGCTGATTGCCAGCGAAAACTTCACCAGCCCGGCCGTCATGGAAGCCCAGGGTTCGGTCCTAACCAATAAGTACGCCGAAGGCTATCCCCACAAACGCTGGTACGGAGGCTGCGAAAACGTCGATGTGGTCGAGCAACTCGCGCTGGACCGGGTCAAGGCGCTTTTCGGGGCCGAGCACGGCAACGTGCAGCCCCATTCGGGCAGCGGCGCCAACATGGCGGTCTATTTTGCCATGCTCAAGCCGGGCGACAGGATGCTGACGATGGACCTGACACACGGCGGGCATCTGACGCATGGCAACAAGGCAAATTTTTCCGGCAAGTTTTTCGAGATTATCCACTACGGCGTGCGCAAGGATGACGAACGCATTGATTACGATCAGTTGGCCCAAATGGCACGGGAGCAGAAGCCCAGGATGATTACCGTCGGGGCCAGCGCCTACCCGCGCCTGATCGATTTTGCCAGATTGGGACAAATCGCCCGTGATGTGGGGGCCTATTTGCTGGCCGATATTGCCCATATCGCCGGGCTGGTTGCCACGGGCCTTCATCCCAGCCCGGTCGCCCACGCCGATTTCGTCACGACCACCACACACAAAACCTTGCGCGGCCCCCGAGGCGGTTTGGTGCTCTGCAAAGAAAAATACGCCAAAGAAATTGATTCGCAGATTTTCCCCGGAATTCAGGGCGGCCCATTGATGCACGTGATCGCCGCCAAAGCCGTCTGCTTTCATGAGGCATTGCAACCCTCCTTTAAGGCATACCAGGAGCAAATCGTTCGTAACGCCAGGGCGCTGGCCGAAGGGATGAAACACAACGGCTTCCGGCTGGTGAGTGGCGGCACGGATAACCATTTGATGCTGATCGATGTGGGGGTCCGCGGGTTGACCGGCAAGGATTGCCAGGCCGCGCTGGACCTGGCCGGCATTACGATCAACAAAAATACCATTCCCTTCGAGACCCGCTCGCCTTTCCAGGCCAGCGGCATCCGCTTGGGCACCCCCGCCGTGGCTGCTCGCGGGATGAAGGAGACGGAGATGGCCGCAATTGCCGATATGATTAGCGAGGTGCTTTTGGACATTATGAACATTGACACAACGGCCAAGGTGCGCCAACGTGTTGGTGAACTGACCGCAAGGTTTCCCTTGCCTTACTGA
- the rho gene encoding transcription termination factor Rho, protein MPRATKKPKMKGPKEPLVGGPNGPTEPAPTAMAVAEPPASEELQPPTAPVEMSREENIQRPRPEPPRRRERPSEPSQDAGPAPARSPEEAGRQPGGEHRSLDDRDHIAATSLNIAKLQSMSMPELNQMARDLSVENFGTMRKHEVIFHILQKNAERAGVLFSEGVLEVLPEGFGFLRSQSFNYLPCPEDIYVSPSQIRRFDLQTGNLIAGQIRPPKEKERFFALLKVEAVDQEDPDKAKDKTHFDNLTPLFPNKRFILETASDELSTRVLDLVCPIGKGTRGLIVAPPRTGKTVLMQKLANAILKNNPEAYLFILLIDERPEEVTDMERSCRGAEVISSTFDEPPERHVQVAEMVSEKAKRMIEHKRDVVILLDSITRLARAYNTVQPHSGKILSGGVDANALHKPKRFFGAARNIEEGGSLTIIATALVDTGSRMDEVIFEEFKGTGNMEVHLDRALVDRRIFPSINIERSGTRKEELLYHPDEYNKVVILRRALTGVPPVEAMELVLNKLKKTGSNIEFLLSMAVG, encoded by the coding sequence ATGCCAAGAGCCACGAAGAAGCCCAAAATGAAAGGGCCAAAGGAACCTCTGGTTGGCGGGCCCAACGGCCCAACCGAACCGGCGCCTACGGCCATGGCCGTTGCCGAACCCCCGGCTTCCGAAGAGTTGCAGCCCCCGACCGCGCCCGTCGAGATGAGCCGCGAAGAAAACATCCAACGGCCCAGGCCCGAGCCGCCCAGAAGACGCGAGCGGCCCTCAGAGCCTTCCCAAGACGCGGGGCCCGCGCCCGCCCGCAGCCCAGAAGAAGCTGGCCGCCAGCCGGGCGGCGAACACCGCTCGCTAGACGACCGGGACCATATCGCGGCGACTTCGCTGAACATCGCCAAGCTGCAGTCCATGTCCATGCCGGAATTGAACCAGATGGCCCGCGACTTGTCTGTCGAGAACTTCGGCACAATGCGCAAGCATGAGGTCATTTTCCATATCCTGCAAAAAAATGCCGAACGCGCCGGAGTCCTCTTTTCGGAGGGCGTTCTCGAGGTGCTGCCGGAGGGCTTCGGCTTCCTGCGCTCACAAAGCTTTAATTATTTGCCCTGCCCGGAGGATATTTACGTATCCCCGTCCCAAATCCGGCGGTTTGATTTGCAAACCGGCAATCTCATCGCCGGCCAGATTCGGCCCCCCAAGGAGAAGGAGCGGTTTTTTGCGCTGCTCAAGGTCGAAGCGGTGGACCAGGAGGACCCCGACAAGGCCAAAGACAAGACGCATTTCGATAATCTGACCCCGTTGTTTCCTAACAAACGGTTCATCCTCGAGACCGCCTCGGATGAACTCTCGACCCGTGTTTTGGACTTGGTCTGCCCCATCGGCAAGGGCACGCGCGGGTTGATTGTCGCCCCGCCGAGGACTGGCAAGACTGTTCTGATGCAGAAGTTGGCCAATGCGATACTCAAGAACAATCCCGAGGCCTACCTGTTCATCCTGCTGATTGATGAGCGGCCCGAAGAAGTCACCGATATGGAACGGAGCTGCCGCGGGGCCGAGGTTATCAGTTCCACGTTTGACGAACCCCCTGAGCGGCACGTGCAGGTGGCCGAGATGGTCAGCGAAAAGGCCAAACGCATGATCGAGCACAAACGGGATGTGGTCATTCTGCTCGATTCCATCACCCGCCTGGCCCGCGCCTACAACACCGTCCAGCCCCACTCGGGCAAAATCCTCTCCGGCGGCGTGGACGCCAATGCGCTGCACAAACCCAAGCGCTTCTTCGGCGCCGCGCGTAATATCGAGGAGGGGGGGTCGCTGACGATTATCGCCACGGCCCTGGTAGATACCGGCTCGCGCATGGACGAGGTGATTTTCGAAGAGTTCAAGGGCACCGGCAACATGGAGGTGCATCTGGACCGGGCATTGGTCGATCGGCGCATCTTCCCCTCGATCAACATCGAGCGCTCAGGCACGCGCAAAGAAGAGTTGCTCTACCACCCGGATGAGTACAACAAGGTGGTCATCCTGCGCCGGGCTTTGACTGGCGTGCCACCGGTCGAGGCTATGGAGCTGGTGCTGAACAAGCTCAAGAAAACTGGCAGCAATATCGAGTTCCTGCTGTCCATGGCCGTGGGTTAG
- a CDS encoding glycogen-binding domain-containing protein, which yields MQPRHARSSTVARPVAPAGRASERPAEKPVEFTLDMPRATSASVAGTFNSWDSKRTPLRKDSDGGWKTTVWLPPGRYEYRFVVDGEWLSDPNARQSVANGFGSTNSVVVV from the coding sequence ATGCAGCCCAGACACGCACGCTCCAGCACTGTTGCCCGCCCGGTCGCGCCAGCCGGTCGCGCCAGCGAACGCCCCGCCGAAAAACCTGTCGAGTTCACCTTGGACATGCCTCGTGCGACCTCGGCGTCGGTTGCTGGCACTTTTAATAGTTGGGATTCCAAACGCACCCCTTTGCGCAAGGACTCCGATGGTGGTTGGAAAACCACTGTCTGGTTGCCACCAGGGCGCTATGAATATCGATTTGTGGTGGATGGCGAATGGCTCAGCGATCCCAATGCCCGCCAGTCGGTCGCCAACGGCTTTGGCAGCACTAACTCGGTTGTCGTGGTTTAG